Proteins encoded within one genomic window of Marasmius oreades isolate 03SP1 chromosome 4, whole genome shotgun sequence:
- a CDS encoding uncharacterized protein (BUSCO:EOG09261V87) gives MSEELMSKEIASRLGYEVASDPKLLEECLLICRIYNLTPEQLQFKWEAATFSSTPARAHEAARFTIDSLAGVKAQIKREMNQNSATRARSRNFSGAAVVNRTRLPQFMHQNIRKNAGRVGIGEVQVKAETGLEPMSLAGPSRSTSKVAFKGPKMDASSRKNRGYLYMYEKLSERSEVLDERIDEFAELVREHYGITELGDPSSASDAKVVVVGRITYDSETPPSNAKLTEATLTLESSRMISKGVRVPIRFEESIKIRGGAKGAGGLALFPGAIVALRGKNGSGDWFLASEILTLPPMKNSPSSVSVPTKPDPATADTSFSMVVCCGPYTPDSDLKFAPWQSLLKKLKTSRPPVIVLTGPFLDYTHPLIERGEIDETPLALFHRIFLDPLRQLLDSSSGSIAILVPSVRDLISSHAVYPQCEFRSEVTKHDARIHLLPNPARFSVNGVTFASTTVDVLFHLRKEEITKRGEEIDSIAPQFPEDTGSDSMGNSCRHLLQQRSFYPLFPVPSDVAAEVNLDVSHSQALKLNGGDTDESEFAPDVFIILSKLKQFSKRVNSTLFINPSCVSKGIYATLNFAGSEPGVSLAGRLKGEVIKIQGDE, from the exons ATGTCCGAAGAACTGATGTCGAAGGAGATTGCATCCCGGCTAGGGTATGAAGTCGCGTCAGATCCTAAACTTCTGGAGGAAT GTCTATTGATATGTCGAATATACAATCTTACACCTGaacaactccagttcaaaTGGGAAGCAGCTACTTTCTCGTCGACACCGGCACGCGCACACGAAGCAGCGCGGTTCACGATAGACTCGCTGGCGGGTGTGAAAGCACAGATCAAACGCGAGATGAATCAGAATAGTGCTACTAGAGCTCGGTCTAGGAACTTCTCTGGTGCAGCAGTTGTAAATCGCACAAGATTGCCCCAGTTTATGCATCAAAATATCAGGAAGAACGCTGGAAGGGTTGGCATAGGGGAAGTTCAGGTCAAGGCAGAGACCGGACTCGAACCAATGAGTCTTGCTGGACCAAGTAGATCTACAAGTAAAGTTGCTTTCAAGGGGCCAAAAATGGACGCGTCGTCTCGCAAGAATCGAGGGT ATCTTTATATGTACGAGAAGTTGTCAGAAAGGAGTGAAG TGCTGGATGAACGGATAGACGAGTTTGCGGAACTGGTTAGAGAACATTATGGCATTACTGAACTTGGAGACCCTTCTTCTGCATCCGACGCAA AAGTTGTGGTTGTTGGACGAATCACGTATGATTCTGAGACGCCGCCATCTAACGCCAAATTGACCGAGGCTACTCTCACATTAGAGTCATCTCGAATGATCTCTAAGGGCGTGAGAGTACCTATTCGCTTCGAGGAATCTATCAAAATACGTGGAGGTGCAAAGGGAGCTGGCGGCCTAGCCCTTTTCCCTGGTGCTATCGTCGCATTAAGGGGTAAGAATGGCAGTGGTGACTGGTTTTTGGCGAGCGAGATCCTTACA CTTCCCCCAATGAAAAACTCGCCATCGTCAGTCTCTGTGCCCACCAAACCTGACCCTGCTACCGCAGACACCTCGTTTTCTATGGTTGTCTGTTGTGGCCCGTATACACCAGATTCTGACCTGAAGTTCGCGCCATGGCAGTCGCTCttaaagaagttgaaaacaTCTCGGCCTCCTGTGATTGTTTTG ACTGGTCCTTTCCTGGATTACACCCATCCTCTCATTGAACGCGGCGAAATAGACGAGACTCCTCTCGCCCTTTTCCATAGAATATTCCTGGATCCACTTCGTCAATTACTTGACTCTTCCTCTGGTAGTATCGCGATACTCGTACCCAGTGTTCGGGACCTCATCAGTTCGCATGCGGTGTATCCTCAATGCGAGTTTCGCTCCGAGGTAACCAAACACGACGCA AGAATACATCTTTTACCGAACCCAGCGAGGTTCTCGGTCAATGGGGTCACGTTCGCGTCTACCACCGTAGACGTCTTATTCCATCTTCGTAAAGAGGAAATCACTAAACGAGGCGAGGAGATCGACTCTATAGCACCCCAATTCCCGGAAGACACCGGCTCCGATTCGATGGGAAATTCATGTCGACACTTGCTGCAGCAAAGAAG TTTCTATCCTCTATTTCCTGTTCCTTCGGACGTAGCCGcggaagtcaatttggacgtGAGCCATTCACAAGCCTTAAAGTTGAATGGTGGAGACACGGATGAATCTGAATTCGCGCCGGATGTGTTTATCATTCTGAGCAAGTTGAAACAATTTAGCAAG AGGGTGAACTCGACGCTATTTATCAACCCTTCGTGTGTCAGTAAGGGTATTTATGCAACGTTGAACTTCGCAGGGTCGGAACCTGGTGTATCACTGGCAGGCAGGTTGAAGGGGGAGGTCATTAAAATACAGGGGGACGAATAG